Proteins from a genomic interval of Lemur catta isolate mLemCat1 chromosome 17, mLemCat1.pri, whole genome shotgun sequence:
- the ABHD16B gene encoding protein ABHD16B, with the protein MCVICFVKALVHVFKVYLTANYSYNFRSWPVDFRWDDVRAAGGGGSGHQALTCAAAVAGVWLLRDAAPGGDVRGRLPRGARSQAQCLLQQIRQLPGQLASYALAHSLGRWLVYPGSTFLMAHALLPLLHQGQERLVERYRGRRAKLVARDGNEIDTMFMDRRQQPGSHGRGLRLVICCEGNAGFYEMGCLSAPLEAGYSVLGWNHPGFGGSTGAPFPQHDANAMDVVVKYALHRLRFPPAQVVVYGWSVGGFTATWATMTYPELGALVLDATFDDLVPLALKVMPHSWKGLVIRTVREHFNLNVAEQLCCYPGPVLLLRRTQDDVVSTSGHLPRLPSGDVKGNRGNELLLRLLQHRYPVVMAHEGQAIVTRWLRAGSLAQEAAFYRRYRVDDEWCLALLRSYRARCKEELEDEEAWGPHGPAFPWLVGRGLSPRRRRQLALFLARKHLKNVEATHCSPLEPEDFQLPWEL; encoded by the coding sequence ATGTGTGTCATCTGCTTCGTGAAGGCGCTGGTGCACGTGTTTAAGGTCTACCTGACTGCCAACTACAGCTACAACTTTCGCAGCTGGCCGGTGGACTTCCGCTGGGATGACGTGCGCGCCGCCGGCGGGGGCGGCAGCGGCCACCAAGCGCTGACGTGCGCCGCGGCCGTCGCGGGCGTCTGGCTACTGCGGGACGCGGCGCCGGGCGGGGACGTGCGGGGGCGGCTGCCCCGCGGGGCACGCAGCCAGGCGCAGTGCCTCCTGCAGCAGATCCGCCAGCTGCCGGGCCAGCTCGCCAGCTACGCGCTGGCGCACTCGCTGGGCCGCTGGCTCGTGTACCCGGGCTCCACGTTCCTGATGGCGCACgcgctgctgccgctgctgcacCAGGGCCAGGAGCGCCTCGTGGAGCGCTACCGCGGCCGTCGCGCCAAGCTGGTGGCCCGCGACGGCAATGAGATCGACACCATGTTCATGGATCGGCGCCAACAACCCGGCAGCCACGGTCGTGGACTGCGCCTCGTTATCTGCTGCGAGGGCAATGCTGGCTTCTACGAGATGGGCTGTCTATCGGCGCCGCTCGAGGCCGGCTACTCGGTGCTGGGGTGGAACCACCCAGGCTTCGGCGGCAGCACGGGCGCGCCCTTCCCTCAGCACGACGCCAACGCCATGGACGTGGTGGTGAAGTACGCGCTACACCGCCTGCGCTTCCCGCCGGCGCAGGTGGTGGTCTACGGCTGGTCCGTCGGCGGCTTCACAGCCACCTGGGCCACCATGACCTACCCAGAGCTGGGTGCGCTGGTGCTCGACGCCACCTTCGACGACCTCGTGCCGCTGGCACTTAAGGTCATGCCTCACAGTTGGAAAGGGCTGGTGATACGCACCGTGCGCGAGCACTTCAACCTTAATGTCGCTGAGCAGCTGTGCTGCTACCCCGGGCCAGTGCTGCTGCTCCGGCGCACGCAGGACGACGTGGTCAGCACCTCGGGCCACCTGCCCCGGTTGCCCTCCGGCGACGTGAAGGGCAACCGCGGCAACGAGCTGCTGCTTCGTCTGCTGCAGCATCGCTACCCAGTCGTGATGGCACACGAGGGCCAGGCCATCGTGACCCGCTGGCTGCGCGCTGGCAGCCTGGCGCAGGAGGCTGCCTTCTACCGGCGCTACCGCGTGGACGACGAGTGGTGCCTGGCGCTGCTGCGCTCCTACCGAGCGCGCTGCAAGGAGGAACTGGAGGATGAAGAGGCCTGGGGGCCGCATGGGCCCGCCTTCCCCTGGCTTGTGGGCCGGGGCCTGAGCCCCAGACGGCGCCGGCAGCTTGCGCTGTTTCTAGCACGGAAGCACCTCAAGAATGTGGAAGCGACTCACTGCAGCCCGCTAGAGCCTGAGGACTTCCAGTTGCCCTGGGAGCTGTAG